A region of Moorena producens PAL-8-15-08-1 DNA encodes the following proteins:
- a CDS encoding YeiH family protein codes for MSQTKWSNFYKLEDWWSVWIGLLLLGTVFSGIITVVPKMPKWKGIDLLSALPWELLPKLALLAIGLCALFTLGNLVMKGKEGRNMIPGFLVIFLLAVLSYILGNSQTAKAINLGYAFWALLIGLIISNTIGTPRWMMPAVRTEYYIKTGLVILGAEILFNRIVEFGPYGLAIAWLVTPIVIIFMYLFGTRVLNMQQKSLVMVVATSTSVCGVSAAIAAAAACKAKKNELTLAVGMTLIFTVAMMVIMPLFLKAVGMNELVSGAWLGGTIDSTGAVVAAGETVGEIAGQAAALVKMIQNMLIGVIAFAIALFWVFCVEREPNAPKPQMRELWVRLPKFILGFIAASLLVSFVCIPLMGMDTVKGILSQTKTYRGWLFCIAFLSIGLDSNFRDLGTQLQGGKPMILYLVGQSFNIVLTLAIAWLMLSGIIFPIPELAQ; via the coding sequence ATGAGTCAAACAAAATGGTCTAACTTCTACAAATTAGAAGACTGGTGGTCTGTGTGGATTGGTCTACTGTTATTGGGGACGGTGTTTAGTGGCATCATAACCGTTGTGCCAAAGATGCCCAAATGGAAAGGGATAGATCTATTATCGGCACTCCCCTGGGAATTGCTTCCTAAACTGGCATTGCTCGCCATTGGTTTATGTGCTCTGTTTACCCTTGGCAACCTGGTAATGAAGGGAAAAGAAGGCAGAAACATGATACCAGGCTTTTTGGTTATCTTTCTTTTAGCCGTTTTATCCTATATACTGGGTAATTCACAGACCGCTAAAGCAATTAACCTCGGCTATGCTTTCTGGGCATTGTTGATTGGACTAATCATCAGCAATACTATTGGTACACCAAGGTGGATGATGCCAGCGGTGCGTACTGAATATTACATCAAGACTGGCTTAGTAATTCTCGGTGCAGAAATTCTCTTTAACAGAATTGTGGAATTCGGACCTTATGGTTTAGCGATCGCTTGGCTAGTTACGCCTATTGTGATCATATTTATGTATCTGTTTGGTACTCGGGTTCTGAACATGCAGCAGAAATCACTGGTGATGGTAGTCGCCACATCCACATCAGTGTGTGGTGTATCAGCCGCTATTGCAGCAGCAGCAGCCTGTAAGGCTAAGAAAAACGAGTTGACTTTAGCTGTAGGGATGACTCTCATTTTTACCGTTGCCATGATGGTGATCATGCCCTTGTTTCTCAAGGCTGTAGGTATGAATGAATTAGTCAGTGGTGCATGGCTGGGGGGAACCATTGATTCTACTGGCGCAGTTGTCGCTGCTGGTGAAACAGTAGGGGAAATCGCTGGTCAAGCTGCTGCTTTAGTTAAGATGATTCAAAATATGCTGATCGGCGTGATAGCTTTTGCGATCGCTTTATTTTGGGTCTTTTGTGTAGAGCGCGAGCCAAATGCTCCTAAACCACAAATGAGGGAATTATGGGTACGTTTGCCCAAGTTTATCTTAGGTTTTATAGCTGCTTCTCTGTTAGTATCCTTTGTTTGTATTCCCTTGATGGGGATGGATACAGTTAAAGGCATTCTTAGTCAAACCAAGACCTATCGTGGCTGGCTATTTTGTATCGCATTTTTGTCCATTGGTCTAGACTCGAACTTTCGGGATTTAGGGACACAACTTCAGGGTGGTAAACCCATGATTCTTTACTTGGTAGGACAGAGTTTTAACATTGTGCT
- a CDS encoding glucose-1-phosphate thymidylyltransferase, producing MKALILSGGKGTRLRPLTYTGAKQLVPVANKPILWYGLEAIIAAGITDIGIIISPETGEEVKAKTGNGDRFGANITYILQDQPLGLAHAVKVAQPFLGDSPFVMYLGDNLVQSELNLFVENFQNKNLDALTLLREVENPTAFGVAKVDEFGRVLQLVEKPKVPPSNLALVGVYLFSPIIHQAIANIQPSARGELEITDAIQYLIDQQKNVEAFKLKGWWLDTGKKDDLLAANQIILDTCLESDVDGEIDSESQISGRVKIGKGSYITNCTIRGPVTIGENCNLENCFIGPYTSIADQATLVDADIDNSVILKGAKLTGIHQRIVDSLIGERAQVKAAPQHPKALRFMIGDDSQVELT from the coding sequence ATGAAAGCACTAATTCTTTCTGGGGGAAAAGGCACTCGTTTACGTCCCCTAACTTATACTGGTGCCAAACAGTTAGTACCTGTTGCCAATAAACCAATTTTGTGGTATGGGCTTGAAGCGATTATCGCTGCTGGTATTACTGATATCGGTATTATTATCAGTCCTGAAACTGGGGAAGAAGTTAAGGCTAAAACAGGAAATGGCGATCGCTTCGGAGCCAACATTACCTATATCCTCCAAGACCAACCCTTAGGACTTGCCCACGCCGTTAAAGTCGCCCAACCCTTTCTGGGAGATTCTCCTTTTGTAATGTACTTGGGAGACAACTTGGTTCAAAGTGAGCTGAACTTATTTGTAGAGAATTTCCAGAACAAAAATCTGGATGCTCTGACTCTGCTAAGGGAGGTAGAAAATCCTACTGCCTTTGGTGTTGCCAAAGTCGATGAATTTGGCCGAGTGTTGCAGCTAGTAGAAAAACCCAAAGTTCCTCCTTCTAATCTAGCACTGGTAGGTGTTTACTTATTTTCTCCTATTATCCATCAAGCAATTGCTAACATCCAGCCTTCTGCTAGAGGAGAACTGGAAATTACCGATGCGATTCAATACTTGATTGATCAGCAAAAAAATGTAGAAGCTTTTAAACTCAAAGGTTGGTGGCTGGATACTGGGAAAAAAGATGACTTACTAGCTGCTAACCAGATTATTTTAGATACTTGTCTAGAATCTGATGTTGATGGTGAAATTGACTCCGAAAGTCAAATTAGCGGACGGGTAAAGATTGGTAAGGGGTCTTATATTACTAATTGTACCATTCGTGGTCCAGTTACCATTGGTGAAAACTGCAATCTGGAAAACTGCTTTATTGGTCCATATACTAGCATTGCTGACCAAGCTACTCTAGTAGATGCTGACATTGATAATAGCGTGATTCTAAAAGGTGCTAAATTAACGGGAATTCATCAACGAATTGTTGATAGTTTAATTGGAGAACGAGCTCAAGTTAAAGCTGCACCCCAACATCCAAAAGCCTTACGATTCATGATTGGTGATGACTCACAAGTTGAACTAACTTAA
- a CDS encoding CHASE2 domain-containing protein, with translation MTTNHQSSFRLNVWQADSSCLFYLRGNNGLEVSAKLDYPAKVIDCYEEWRYLYLQFYPKLRARELSSGAITPLVDDLGHELEEAKEIFLDVFQRWLGQLQAIRETIQHQILTVARKESQSNKTAEAYREVAIFIACDSVELARLPWEAWQLLPEDIPSGRIRITRIPMTSQAETIARDNKLRHGKPRILAILGDNTDLNLEKDKQAIKLLKSIAQVEFFDWQQQEDGVNLKAALAAEITDERGWDALFFMGHSDETKVTDGKLAIAPEQLVSISEIKEYLTTAKNQGLQLCVFNSCSGLKIANRLADLGLQVVIMREEVHDNVAHVFLKEFCSRLAQYQDVQEAMVAACRNLQVGEKFVYPSAYLIPSFFSPYGAKPFRIEPWGYQKLLQQWLPKPKEAIALASVLLVSAMVPVQDMLLDGRTFVQAVYRDSTNQFPREGLSSRKARSVLLIAIDQDSINQAQLEIKGFKTQPMEREYLGKLVRQLSNSGAKVIGIDYLLYTQEPREEKLASAIQSAVSQQDTWFVFGVNQEKNRKVFPKIASPKWSLQGDITFFRWDMELPQDATCNKSCPFAYLLALSHQLHQQPKHGIGLNPNVESTTNFQQQVSQYLQQVSSQDNAIGRRPRYANASLKPNNLPFANASLKPNNLPLGMRYIIDFSIPPEQAYEYKPAWEFLKSDFPNIEQQVVIIASGGYDEAEDNFSLPLAIEYWCHPLNRTRKPRDTCPKVFTGGEAHAYMVHHFLSKHTIKLIPDSWMILLTALLGKGTTLVLLQQKPQKRQQSILILVGATAVYGIIGLQAYISASILIPIALPSIILWFYII, from the coding sequence TTGACAACTAATCATCAAAGTAGTTTTAGACTAAATGTTTGGCAAGCTGATTCATCCTGTCTGTTTTATTTACGGGGTAATAACGGACTGGAAGTATCCGCTAAGTTGGACTATCCAGCTAAAGTAATAGACTGTTATGAAGAGTGGCGATACCTTTACCTCCAGTTTTATCCGAAATTGCGAGCCAGAGAATTGTCCAGTGGTGCCATCACACCATTAGTCGATGACTTGGGACATGAATTAGAAGAAGCAAAAGAGATATTTCTGGATGTTTTTCAACGGTGGTTAGGTCAATTACAGGCCATTCGAGAAACAATTCAACATCAAATTTTAACTGTTGCTAGAAAGGAATCACAGTCAAATAAGACAGCAGAAGCTTATCGAGAAGTAGCTATTTTTATAGCCTGCGATTCTGTGGAATTGGCACGGCTTCCTTGGGAAGCATGGCAGTTGCTGCCAGAGGATATCCCCAGTGGGAGAATTCGGATTACCAGGATTCCGATGACTAGTCAGGCAGAAACAATAGCGCGAGATAATAAACTGCGCCATGGTAAACCTCGGATTTTAGCGATTTTGGGGGATAATACAGATCTGAATTTGGAGAAAGATAAGCAGGCTATTAAGTTGCTCAAAAGCATTGCTCAAGTAGAGTTCTTTGACTGGCAACAGCAAGAGGATGGGGTGAATCTTAAAGCAGCACTGGCGGCAGAAATAACGGATGAAAGGGGGTGGGATGCTTTATTTTTTATGGGTCATAGTGATGAAACAAAAGTTACTGATGGAAAATTAGCGATCGCGCCAGAACAGTTGGTATCTATCAGTGAAATAAAGGAATACCTAACTACTGCTAAAAATCAGGGACTTCAGTTGTGCGTCTTTAACTCCTGTAGTGGTCTAAAAATAGCGAATAGGTTGGCTGATTTAGGATTGCAAGTGGTGATCATGCGGGAGGAAGTTCATGATAATGTTGCTCATGTATTTCTCAAAGAATTTTGCAGCCGCTTAGCTCAGTATCAGGATGTCCAGGAAGCAATGGTGGCAGCTTGTCGCAATTTACAGGTAGGTGAGAAGTTTGTTTATCCATCAGCCTACCTAATTCCTTCGTTTTTTAGTCCCTATGGTGCCAAGCCATTTCGGATTGAGCCTTGGGGTTACCAGAAACTACTTCAGCAGTGGCTACCTAAACCAAAAGAAGCGATCGCATTAGCTAGTGTGCTTTTAGTTAGCGCTATGGTTCCTGTCCAAGACATGTTGCTAGATGGGCGAACCTTTGTTCAAGCTGTCTATCGCGATAGTACAAACCAGTTTCCTCGGGAGGGGTTATCGTCCCGGAAGGCACGCTCTGTACTGTTAATTGCTATTGATCAAGACTCAATCAATCAGGCGCAACTGGAAATTAAAGGCTTTAAAACCCAGCCGATGGAACGGGAATACCTTGGCAAATTAGTCAGACAACTCTCGAACTCAGGCGCTAAGGTAATTGGAATTGATTATCTCCTCTATACCCAAGAACCAAGAGAGGAAAAACTGGCTAGTGCGATTCAATCCGCTGTCAGTCAACAGGATACCTGGTTTGTCTTTGGGGTCAATCAGGAGAAAAATCGCAAGGTTTTTCCGAAAATTGCTAGCCCTAAATGGAGTCTACAAGGGGATATTACTTTTTTCCGTTGGGATATGGAACTCCCCCAGGATGCCACCTGCAACAAGTCATGTCCTTTTGCCTATCTACTGGCTCTATCACACCAGTTGCACCAACAGCCAAAGCACGGGATAGGATTAAATCCTAATGTTGAAAGTACCACCAACTTTCAGCAACAAGTTAGTCAGTATCTTCAGCAAGTCAGTAGCCAGGATAATGCGATTGGCCGTAGGCCACGCTACGCGAACGCATCTCTCAAACCAAATAATTTACCTTTTGCGAACGCATCTCTCAAACCAAATAATTTACCGTTAGGGATGCGCTATATTATTGACTTTTCTATTCCTCCAGAACAGGCTTATGAGTACAAGCCTGCTTGGGAATTCCTCAAAAGTGACTTTCCTAACATTGAGCAGCAAGTGGTTATCATTGCCTCTGGGGGATATGATGAAGCCGAGGATAATTTTTCCCTACCTCTAGCTATTGAATATTGGTGTCATCCACTGAATCGAACCAGAAAGCCACGAGATACTTGTCCCAAGGTATTTACCGGAGGTGAAGCCCATGCTTACATGGTTCACCATTTTTTATCGAAGCATACAATAAAATTAATTCCCGACAGCTGGATGATTCTATTAACAGCATTGTTAGGAAAAGGAACAACCCTGGTACTGCTGCAGCAAAAGCCTCAAAAACGACAGCAATCAATATTGATATTAGTTGGTGCTACAGCGGTCTATGGAATAATCGGACTACAGGCTTATATCTCAGCTTCTATTTTAATTCCTATAGCTTTACCATCCATTATACTCTGGTTTTATATTATTTAG
- a CDS encoding alpha/beta hydrolase, which translates to MSLKYINVPPANNQPPTGLIVCLHGFGANSQDLVSLAEALNLPDYQFLFAEAPFDHPAVPGGKMWYDLNGSDYQGLTESRQQLIDWLKSLAKRPRYANEVSTGVPLSRTILSGFSQGGAMTLDVGLTLPIAGLVSMSGYLHREPQPPTGSSLPPILIVHGRQDEVVPLMAAHHARDTLTGLGIQVKYQEFDMGHQIIPEVVVLFRNFVIQLMANR; encoded by the coding sequence TTGTCACTGAAGTATATTAACGTTCCCCCTGCCAACAATCAACCACCAACTGGATTAATTGTCTGCTTACACGGCTTTGGAGCCAACTCCCAAGATTTGGTATCTTTGGCTGAGGCGCTAAACTTACCAGACTATCAGTTTCTATTTGCTGAAGCTCCCTTTGACCATCCTGCTGTACCTGGGGGGAAAATGTGGTATGACTTAAATGGCTCCGACTATCAAGGCTTAACCGAAAGCAGACAGCAGCTTATTGATTGGCTCAAATCCCTGGCCAAAAGGCCACGCTACGCGAACGAAGTGAGCACTGGCGTGCCCCTATCCCGCACCATTCTGAGTGGATTTTCCCAAGGCGGAGCCATGACATTAGATGTAGGGTTAACCTTGCCAATAGCAGGCTTAGTATCCATGAGTGGCTATTTACATAGGGAACCCCAACCTCCTACAGGCTCGTCATTACCACCCATTTTGATAGTTCATGGCAGACAAGACGAGGTTGTACCGTTAATGGCTGCTCACCATGCTAGAGACACTCTAACTGGTTTAGGGATACAGGTCAAGTATCAAGAATTTGACATGGGACATCAAATCATCCCAGAGGTAGTAGTGCTATTTCGTAATTTTGTTATTCAACTAATGGCTAATCGGTAA
- the rfbC gene encoding dTDP-4-dehydrorhamnose 3,5-epimerase has product MNVIETKIPEVLILEPRVFGDDRGFFFESYNKRVLADKAGITAEFVQDNYSRSAQGVLRGLHYQIQQPQGKLVRVLLGTVFDVAVDIRKSSPTFGQWVSCLLSAENKQQIWIPAGFAHGFLVVSEFAEVLYKTTDFYAPDHERTILWNDPDLAIHWPLTDSPSLSAKDQAGKSFKTAEVFS; this is encoded by the coding sequence ATGAATGTTATTGAAACCAAAATACCGGAAGTCTTAATTCTTGAACCCCGCGTCTTTGGTGATGACCGTGGTTTTTTCTTTGAAAGCTACAATAAACGAGTTCTAGCAGATAAAGCTGGGATCACCGCTGAGTTTGTCCAGGATAACTATTCCCGTTCAGCCCAAGGAGTGCTTCGAGGCTTACACTACCAGATTCAACAGCCCCAAGGTAAATTGGTGCGGGTTTTACTGGGGACTGTATTTGATGTGGCAGTGGATATCAGAAAAAGCTCCCCGACCTTTGGACAGTGGGTTAGTTGTTTGCTGAGTGCAGAAAATAAACAACAAATCTGGATTCCGGCTGGATTCGCTCACGGATTCCTGGTGGTCTCTGAATTCGCTGAAGTTTTATATAAGACTACCGACTTCTACGCTCCTGATCACGAGCGGACTATTTTGTGGAATGACCCTGACCTAGCCATTCATTGGCCTCTGACCGACTCTCCTAGTCTGTCGGCTAAAGATCAAGCGGGTAAGTCTTTCAAAACAGCCGAGGTTTTTTCATGA
- the rfbB gene encoding dTDP-glucose 4,6-dehydratase: MNSSEQKSLTTRQPRQLLVTGGAGFIGSNFVHHWCEQYPGDRVVVLDALTYAGNRQNLAGLEEKANLRFVQGDICDRTLVDRLLQEETIDTVAHFAAESHVDRSILGPDAFIRTNVVGSFTLLESFRQKWQNQGQPTDYRFLHVSTDEVYGSLSADDPAFCETTPYAPNSPYSASKAGSDHLARAYYHTYGVPTIITNCSNNYGPYHFPEKLIPLMCINILLGKSLPVYGDGQNIRDWLYVGDHCRALDVVIHKGQAGETYNIGGNNEVKNLDLVHQICELMNELAPDLPVAPAQQLITFVKDRPGHDRRYAIDATKIKTELDWEPTETLAGGLRKTIEWYLSNRDWWQPLLSQEYQAYYQKVYA; the protein is encoded by the coding sequence ATGAATTCTTCTGAACAAAAATCCCTGACTACTAGACAACCTCGCCAATTACTAGTAACAGGTGGTGCAGGATTTATTGGCTCGAATTTTGTTCATCACTGGTGTGAACAGTACCCAGGCGATCGCGTGGTGGTACTGGATGCTCTAACTTATGCTGGCAACCGCCAGAATCTGGCGGGTCTGGAAGAGAAAGCAAATTTGCGGTTTGTCCAGGGAGACATATGCGATCGCACTCTAGTAGACCGCCTGCTCCAGGAAGAAACCATAGACACTGTCGCCCACTTTGCTGCTGAATCCCACGTTGACCGCTCTATTTTAGGACCCGATGCTTTTATCCGCACTAATGTTGTGGGTTCCTTTACCCTACTAGAGTCCTTCCGGCAAAAATGGCAAAATCAAGGACAACCAACGGATTATCGCTTCCTCCATGTTTCCACCGATGAAGTGTATGGCAGTCTAAGTGCTGATGACCCAGCCTTCTGTGAAACCACACCCTATGCCCCCAACAGTCCCTATTCTGCTTCCAAAGCTGGCAGTGACCATCTTGCCCGGGCTTATTACCATACCTATGGGGTCCCCACTATTATCACTAATTGCTCCAATAACTACGGACCCTATCATTTTCCAGAAAAATTAATTCCCCTGATGTGCATCAACATCCTGTTGGGCAAATCTCTACCAGTCTACGGGGATGGACAAAATATTCGAGATTGGCTCTATGTCGGTGATCATTGCCGTGCTTTAGATGTGGTGATTCACAAAGGTCAAGCAGGGGAAACCTATAACATTGGTGGCAATAATGAAGTTAAAAATCTTGACCTAGTTCACCAGATTTGCGAGCTGATGAATGAATTAGCCCCTGATCTACCGGTCGCTCCAGCACAACAGTTAATTACCTTTGTCAAAGACCGCCCAGGCCATGACCGTCGCTATGCTATTGATGCGACTAAAATTAAAACTGAACTGGATTGGGAACCAACAGAAACTCTAGCAGGTGGACTACGTAAAACTATTGAGTGGTATCTAAGCAACCGGGATTGGTGGCAACCATTGCTATCCCAAGAGTATCAAGCTTACTATCAGAAAGTTTATGCGTAG
- the rfbD gene encoding dTDP-4-dehydrorhamnose reductase — MKKILLTGITGQVGQELQHTLSPLGQVIGVGRSDMDLAEPESIRQVIHHIKPDVIVNAAAYTAVDKAETELALAKSINAVAPTIMAEEAQNLGAILLHISTDYVFDGKKNTPYTEQDTPNPIGSYGQSKLQGEEGVQQKCDRNLILRTAWVYGTRGHGNFVKTMLRLGADREELRVVADQVGTPTWAKDIAVTITQLLQAMDSNPMVGGIYHFTNSGVTSWYDFAVAIFEEAKLLGFPLKLQRVVPITTPEYPTPAQRPAYSVLSNQKISQTLGTYPPHWRQSLRQMLAELYQKLG, encoded by the coding sequence ATGAAAAAAATCTTACTCACTGGCATCACTGGACAAGTGGGTCAAGAGTTACAACATACTCTGAGTCCCCTAGGCCAAGTAATCGGTGTGGGGCGCTCGGATATGGACTTAGCTGAGCCGGAGAGTATTCGTCAGGTAATCCATCATATTAAGCCTGACGTGATTGTCAATGCAGCGGCTTACACGGCTGTGGATAAAGCAGAGACAGAACTGGCACTGGCTAAATCGATAAATGCTGTTGCTCCGACCATCATGGCAGAGGAAGCTCAGAATTTAGGGGCGATCCTGCTCCATATTTCCACTGACTATGTGTTTGATGGCAAAAAAAATACTCCTTATACGGAGCAAGACACTCCTAACCCCATCGGTTCCTATGGTCAGTCGAAACTGCAAGGGGAAGAAGGGGTACAGCAAAAATGCGATCGCAATCTCATCCTGAGGACTGCTTGGGTTTACGGTACTCGTGGTCATGGCAACTTTGTCAAAACCATGTTACGACTGGGGGCTGACCGAGAAGAGCTTCGGGTGGTAGCGGATCAAGTGGGTACTCCTACCTGGGCTAAGGATATAGCAGTAACCATTACTCAACTTTTGCAAGCAATGGATTCTAATCCAATGGTAGGGGGAATCTATCACTTCACCAACAGTGGTGTCACCAGTTGGTATGACTTTGCCGTTGCCATCTTTGAAGAAGCCAAACTCCTGGGCTTCCCCTTAAAATTGCAGCGAGTTGTCCCAATTACTACTCCAGAATACCCCACTCCTGCCCAGCGTCCAGCTTACTCAGTTCTCTCAAACCAGAAAATATCCCAAACCTTGGGAACCTATCCCCCCCATTGGCGTCAATCCTTGAGGCAAATGCTAGCAGAACTTTATCAAAAGCTTGGGTAA
- a CDS encoding DUF1822 family protein encodes MNKKQKNKDEKMNKTRINSMDITLTILESFWLETEDFEQAIKISKQVNNEGNQEQIYLNSLALFGFERWLEERVDQLPIITDNCSVYQPDYANLIDTVCNLRVGEFNLCIIVTDNSNEQLVTVPIAAVELPELAAHFYILIEVKETQEQGIIRGVLRHDDLINYRESTNLPQGNRNYNLPLSLFDQQPNHLLHYLRWLDSQEITIPVADTKRSVQEILPFFAETAINTAEWLRGEMDELASCLSWQLLPDYTFSKPSMRRISPVSDEPDRYRAIAKELRRQKGLIVPSHARGSYQTVNLNGILFKLCAVTWFIYQKAPEDTREWALLLLIEDCLGNTLPPGMKLRISEFTGVVSEAILVNERYLHVAVAGRWNQKFVATISLSNGASLTLLPFGFDPDKCL; translated from the coding sequence ATGAATAAAAAACAAAAAAATAAGGATGAAAAAATGAATAAGACCAGGATAAATTCAATGGATATAACCCTGACAATACTAGAATCATTTTGGCTCGAAACTGAAGACTTTGAGCAAGCAATAAAGATTAGCAAACAAGTTAATAATGAAGGAAATCAGGAGCAAATTTATCTAAATAGTTTAGCATTATTTGGTTTTGAGAGATGGTTAGAAGAACGGGTCGATCAGCTACCAATTATTACGGATAACTGTTCGGTGTATCAACCAGACTATGCTAATCTGATTGATACGGTATGTAATTTGAGAGTTGGGGAGTTTAATCTGTGTATAATTGTCACGGATAACTCCAATGAGCAATTGGTTACTGTACCAATAGCTGCGGTTGAATTACCAGAACTTGCGGCTCATTTCTATATCCTAATTGAGGTTAAAGAAACCCAAGAACAGGGTATTATTCGAGGTGTTTTACGTCACGACGATTTGATTAACTATAGGGAATCAACTAACTTACCACAAGGTAACCGTAACTATAATTTACCTCTGTCTTTATTTGATCAGCAACCAAATCATTTACTGCACTACTTGCGTTGGTTAGATTCCCAAGAGATCACAATTCCAGTTGCTGATACTAAGCGTTCTGTTCAGGAAATCCTACCATTCTTTGCTGAAACAGCCATTAATACAGCAGAGTGGCTGCGAGGAGAAATGGATGAGTTAGCAAGCTGTTTATCTTGGCAACTCCTTCCTGACTATACTTTTTCTAAGCCATCAATGCGTCGGATTAGTCCAGTATCGGATGAACCGGACAGATATCGAGCGATCGCTAAAGAGTTGAGACGACAAAAAGGATTAATTGTGCCGTCTCATGCTCGTGGCTCTTACCAAACTGTTAATTTAAATGGCATTCTGTTCAAACTATGTGCTGTTACCTGGTTCATTTACCAGAAAGCACCAGAAGATACTCGAGAATGGGCATTGCTATTGCTAATCGAAGACTGTCTTGGTAATACACTTCCCCCTGGTATGAAGTTACGAATCAGCGAATTCACTGGTGTTGTCTCTGAAGCGATATTGGTAAATGAACGTTATCTCCATGTTGCAGTAGCAGGTAGGTGGAACCAAAAATTTGTAGCCACCATTTCTCTAAGTAATGGAGCCTCATTAACCCTACTTCCCTTCGGTTTTGATCCTGATAAATGTTTATGA